A region of the Magnetococcales bacterium genome:
GGGAATGCCCACCTTGCCGATATCGTGCAGGGGCGCGGAACGGACCAGCAGGTCGATGCCGCGTTCGGTCAGAAGGTCGGTGTAGAGTCCCCGGTCGACCAGTCCCCGGGCCAACTCCCGCACATACCCCTGGGTGCGCAGAATATGGTTGCCCGTTTCCAGATCCCGCGTCTCCGCCAGAAGCGCCAGGGCGCGGATGGCCACCATCTGGATGCGTTCGTTTTCCGCCATGCGCCGGGTCACTTCCGCTTCCAGCCAGGCGTTCTGATCCCGCAGGCGGTTGTGGGCCTGCACCAGTTCCAGTTGGGTGCGCACCCGTGCCAGCAGTATCGGCGGCACGATGGGCTTGGTGATGTAGTCGACCGCGCCGGCCTGAAACCCGTGCAATTCGGCATCGATGGTGTTCATGGCGGTGATGAAGATGACCGGAATGTGGCGGGTGGCGGGATGGTGTCGCAGTTGATCGAAGACCTGATAGCCGTCCAGATCCGGCATCATGACATCGAGCAGGATCAGGTCCGGCACCGGGTCGCTGGCGGCGATGCGCAGGACCTTGCTGCCCGAGGTCGTGGCCCGCACCAGGTAATAGGGCTGCAACAGCTCGCAGAATACGGCAAGATTTTCGGGGGAGTCATCCACAACCAACACGGTAGACGATTTTTGTTCAGTCATCACCGGCGTTTCCCCCAACGTCTGTCTGTTTGATGGGGAGAGGACCTTCCGGCCCCGGAAGCGTTTGTTCCGTCAACCCCTTGCAGAAAGGAGAATAGTCTCATTTCCCGTTGACTTGCAAGTACATCCTGCGCCTTTCGCCATCCCGGAAACGAAGCGTCGCGCGGGTCTTTCGCTCCGAGGAACGGACAGAAGCGTTTGTCGGTAACGGGAGATGCGCCGCAACGGAAAGATTCTTTGCCAAATCGCGTCGGATACCAACATAATTGCCGGGCGAATCGAGACGGATTCCACATCCTTCACCCCGACACAGCCGGCGGAACAAAACCATGCAGCCACCGTTCGACCCGCTTCAAATCCTTGCATCCTGGCTACCGCCCCGCCGCTGGCTGATGGTCGTCACCGATGCACAGGTCTCCCTGACCAATCGGGAGTCTCTCGGACTGGGCAAGAGCGTCTCCTTCCCCCAGAGCCCCGCCGGACAGGAACTTTTCCGCAAACACCTCGCCAGGGAGACCCCGAACACACCGGTGCTCTTCCTGGTGGATATCCTGGAAGAGGAGATGCGGCGGGAGGAGATTCCCCGCCTGTGGCCCCTCGACCGCTGGCAATTGATGCGCTCCCGCCTGGAGCGGCTCTTTCCCACCACCCCGTTCCGCATCTCGGTGGCCCAGGGGATCGAACGTCCCGGCATCGAGCGCGTCCTCTTCGCCGGGCTGACCAACCCCGCGCCGCTGCTGCCCTGGATCGAACTGCTGCGGGAGCGGGGTTGCCTCGCCGGTGGAATCTGGACCATTCCCCATCTCGGCAGCCACCTGTTGCGTCAGATCGGCTGGGGCCACGAACGGGACGCCATCCTGATCAGCCCCGGACCGGGCGGATTGCGACAGAGCTGTTTCCTGGCCGGCAAGGCGGCGGTCAGTCGTCTGGTGCCGCTGGCGGCGGGCAACGCCGAAGCCACCGCCGCCGCCGTGCTGCGGGAGTTGGAAAAGACCCGCCTCTACCTCAACAGCCAGCGGTTGATCTCCCTGGAAACCCCCCTCGACGCCTGTCTGCTCTTCCCCTCCGCGGTGACGGCGGCCCTTCGGGAGACTACCGCGCACCACACCGACGGCCATGTGCATTTCCAGCTTCTGGCCATGCCCGACGTGGCCCGTCGCCTGAATTGCCCCGCCACGGAGGATGCGGAACGCTTTTTCGCGGAGCTGATCTTCCGGGATCACCGGCGGGTGAACTCCTACAGTGTGCCCCGACAGGGCGGCCTGATGGAGAGCCGTTTCCCCCGTCTGGCCGCCTGGCTGCCCCCCCTCGGGACGCCCGTCAAACCCAAAGCGCCTCCGCCCCCCCCGGCCATGCGCCGTCTGGGCGATATCCTGGTGGAAAAAGGGGCCATCACCTTCGATCAACTCGAAATCGCCCTCACCGAACAGTTGCGCAACAACAAACCCCTGGGCCGCCTGCTGGTCTCCCTGGGCTTCATCACCGACAAACATCTGCGCGATCTGCTGGGTGAACTCCTGGATCAGCAGAGCGTCGATCTCTCCACCGGGGTGGTCGATCCCGAAGCCATGCAGATGGTGCCCAAGGAGTTCGCCAAGCGCCATCATGTGCTGCCCCTCTCCTGGAACGCCGAAAAGAAGCTGCTGGTGGTGGCCATGTCCAACACCCTGGACATGGCCACCCTCGACCGCCTGCTGGCCCGGCTGCCGCCGGGCAGCAACGTGGAGTCGAAACTGGCCACGGAAAACGAGGTGGCCGGCGCCATCGATGCCGTTTACGGCTTCGACCTCTCCCTGGACGGCATCCTGCGGGAGATCGAAAGCGGCGAAGTGGACCTGGAGAGTCTGGATACCGACCTCTCCGAGTTCAGCCATCCCATGGTGCGGCTGGTCAACGCCCTGCTCACCGACGCCATCAAACACGACGCCTCGGACATCCACGTCGGACCCATGGCCGGTTTCGTGCGCATCCGCTACCGGCTGGACGGCGTGCTGCGCCAGGTGCGCAGCCTGCACCGCAAGTTCCAGGCGGGGCTGATCGTGCGACTCAAGGTGATGTCGGGCATGAACATCGCCGAAAGCCGCATTCCCCAGGACGGCCACTTCACCTTCCAACTGGCCGGGCGCACCATCGATTTCAGGGTTTCCGTACAACCCACCATCCACGGGGAGAACATCGTGCTGCGGGTACTCGACCGGGCCAACCGGGTACTCGGGCTGGAACACCTGGGCCTCTCCCCCGAAAACCGCGACGCCATCGACACCATGATGCGCCGCCGGGAGGGCATCATTCTGGTGACCGGCCCCACCGGCAGCGGCAAGACCACCACCCTCTATTCCATGCTCTCCGCCCTCAACGTCGACGAAAGCAACGTCATGACCCTGGAGGACCCGGTGGAGTATCCCATGCGTTCGGTGTTGCAGACCTCGGTCAACGAGGCGGTCAACCTCGACTTCGTCACCGGCATCCGCTCCATTCTGCGCCAGGATCCGGACATCATCCTGGTCGGCGAGATCCGCGATCTGGAGACCGCCCAGATGGCCCTGCGCGCCGCCATGACCGGGCATCAGGTCTACAGCACGCTGCACACCAACTCCGCCCTGGGAGCCATTCCCCGTCTGCTCAACATCGGGCTGCAACCCGACATGCTGGCCGGCAACATCATCGGCATCGCCGCGCAACGCCTGGTGCGCCGCCTCTGCTCCAAATGCCGTCTGCCCCAACCCGCCGGCGCCGCCGAACGCGAAGCCCTCGGCCTCGGGGAGGACGGCGAACCCCTCACCCTCTATCATGCCGGCGGCTGCCCCGCCTGCAACGGCTCCGGCTACCGCGGACGACTCTGCATCCTGGAGTCGGTCATCCTGGACGACGACTTCGACGACATGATCTCCCGCAAGGCCTCTCCCGGCGAATTCCGCCGTCTGGCACGGGACAAGGGGCTCTCCACCATGGCCCAGGATGCCGCGCGTCACGTCCGGCTGGGTGAAACCACCCTCGAAGAGATCGGTCGCATTCTCGGGCGGCGGGTTGTCCACTGAAGGAGCGAAACATGGCAACCTACATCTACAAAGCCACCACCCAGGACGGCAAAATCCGCAAAGGCCGCATGGAGGCCGCCAACCTCGACGAACTGGAACTGCGCCTCGACCGGCTGGGCCTGCTGCTGGTCAACCAGAAGGCCCTGGACGAAAAGGCCCGCGCCGGTGGCCTGTTCCGCTCCCGTGGGGTGCGCCGCAAGGATATCCTGCTCTTCTGCTTCCACATGGAGCAGTTGACCCGCGCCGGCGTGCCCATTCTGGAGGGTCTCTCCGGCTTTCGCGACGGCGTGGA
Encoded here:
- a CDS encoding type II/IV secretion system protein — translated: MRRLGDILVEKGAITFDQLEIALTEQLRNNKPLGRLLVSLGFITDKHLRDLLGELLDQQSVDLSTGVVDPEAMQMVPKEFAKRHHVLPLSWNAEKKLLVVAMSNTLDMATLDRLLARLPPGSNVESKLATENEVAGAIDAVYGFDLSLDGILREIESGEVDLESLDTDLSEFSHPMVRLVNALLTDAIKHDASDIHVGPMAGFVRIRYRLDGVLRQVRSLHRKFQAGLIVRLKVMSGMNIAESRIPQDGHFTFQLAGRTIDFRVSVQPTIHGENIVLRVLDRANRVLGLEHLGLSPENRDAIDTMMRRREGIILVTGPTGSGKTTTLYSMLSALNVDESNVMTLEDPVEYPMRSVLQTSVNEAVNLDFVTGIRSILRQDPDIILVGEIRDLETAQMALRAAMTGHQVYSTLHTNSALGAIPRLLNIGLQPDMLAGNIIGIAAQRLVRRLCSKCRLPQPAGAAEREALGLGEDGEPLTLYHAGGCPACNGSGYRGRLCILESVILDDDFDDMISRKASPGEFRRLARDKGLSTMAQDAARHVRLGETTLEEIGRILGRRVVH
- a CDS encoding response regulator, whose product is MTEQKSSTVLVVDDSPENLAVFCELLQPYYLVRATTSGSKVLRIAASDPVPDLILLDVMMPDLDGYQVFDQLRHHPATRHIPVIFITAMNTIDAELHGFQAGAVDYITKPIVPPILLARVRTQLELVQAHNRLRDQNAWLEAEVTRRMAENERIQMVAIRALALLAETRDLETGNHILRTQGYVRELARGLVDRGLYTDLLTERGIDLLVRSAPLHDIGKVGIPDAILRKPGPLTRREWSVMKTHSRLGADAIALAQQDADSPLVFLTLAREIAHWHHEKWDGSGYPDKLAGEAIPLAARLMAVADVFDALISARVYKEPFSCEQARSILLDGRGRHFDPQLVEIFDSRFEAFCRIARREVGKEIPPR